The sequence tatgaattggctattacattggctataaatgatttacagttagtagtgggctatgctattaaacttgctcttaggctgAGCAGCCAAATAAGCCTTTTTTCAATTCAGGCTTGCGTCGACCTCGAGTCGGCCACGCGGGCGTGGAGGTTGCCGAAGCGCGCGGCGGCATCAGCGAgaaaggaggcttgccatgCGGGAATGCGGAGGTCGTATAACTGGCGGTTCAGCTTCTTCCAGCGCTTCCGCTCGGCCTCCACGTGGCTGGCTCTGGGCCTATCGGGACACGGTCCGAGCTTTCTCCCCTGCCGCGGCGTCGGAGCTCCTCGACAGCTCCGAGTCTTACAAGAGCAAGCCGCCTGTCAAACTGCATGTAGCCTAAAGGTTAAGGGCTAAGTTAATTTAAGATTGGGTTATTTAAGGGCTAAGTTACTAGTTTAAGAAGGCTGTATACATCCGATTGGACATAGAGACTGAGTAAAAAAAATTTCCTTCTCTAATAAAAAAGAGCAATCCACCTGTGACGACAAGCCACAGCCGTAGGACTATGAGCTCGTCGGTTCCCgcctcccttctcttctcctccgtCACTGTGGACCATTGGAGCCCTCTCGTCACTAGCGTCCAATGGATGCACATCCTCTCTAATATTGCTGATGTAGTAGCAACAGCTAACAAGTGGGTGCAGGTCCACACGTCAGTGTCTTCTACTGCATCAGTAGTATTGCTGACAATCCTAGCAGGCGTCCCATCGCCATTGTCTTAAACTATAGTATTTATAAGGAGTAAAGTACACGGCCGGTCCTTAAAGTTAGAGCGTGGTGTCACTTAGGTTTATGATGTTGAAAAATCGATATTAGGGTCCGTGATCTTGTTTAAGTGaatccactacaacaaaacaacaaataaaGACATTTGGCTGGAGACGAGACTTAAATCGTCTCTATTTTCTGGGCTACCCCGCCAATAAAGACGGTTTATGAGACGTTTTAAATAACGCCCTAGTTTTACATTGATTTCTCAAAAATTAAGATAtacattgaatttttttttctcctggaAACCACCCACGTCCTCATCCTCTCTGCGTGCTGCAACAAACTCCCATCTAGATTGAACTGCCTGCTTGGTGCCGCCGCCTATCTTCCACCGGTCGCCATCTCGATGCCTGCCGCCGGCTCGTCCTCGACCGGGGGCCAGCGGCGCCTCATCCTCGGCGAGTCAATGCCAcatctgcctcctcctcctcaggccgccgccaccactgcctgCTCTGATCCTCGCCATGGGAGCCACCGCTGGCAGTTTGCCGCCTAATCAGCGACTCCCCGTCGCCAACGCGTCCCTCCCTCAGTTGCCTTCACCAGCCCAGCGACAACTCCACGGTGGTAGCTTGGTAGGTATGCTCTCTCATCCCCTAATCTGTAAGGCTTAAGGAACTACAAAGGTGCTTTGATTTGTTTGTGTGATTCAATTTGTCCAGACTTTATGTTGAGTTCTACCCCATCGGATTATTTCGTAATCCTGCAGAAGTATAAAAGAGTAAATATTGATCTGTACCTTTCGTTCTTTCTGCTTCAGGGATGAACCATCGTACTAGTTGTTTGACGAAATGCTAATACCAATACTTGCATGATGCAGATCTGATAATCAATTTGATGATTTGTGAACCTCTGTGGATCAATCAATACCAATATGTCGATCATTAAGGGCTCATTATAAATTCTTTTTTGCTACTGATTCCATTCCATCTGATGACTACATTTGGAATTTTAGCTTCAAGAAGGCACAAAAATACAGATGAGTATTGTTGaaggtaacttttttttttttttgcagatttttaggaaaaaattcTGATGATGATACTTTGGGATTGTTGTATACTTTGTTCAAAAGGATAATCACTTGGTAATTTGGTATCGCTTGCAAAATATTTATTTGGAGTATTGGATTGCATAACGCTGTGTTCTTTCCCCTGCTTTAGTTCAGCATTAATTAAGTAGTTTTAGCAACAAAATCACATTAAAACACAGAGAGGCATTGCTTTGACTCAACTCAATCTTCTAATCGATTCACTTTGAAATAAATATTGGTATTAATGCTTGTTTAACTTGGATCTCGGACACTAGTTCTGAATGATGCGATGGTTCTTCATACTGTCCTTCGGTGGCATATGAGTAAAGGAATAGAGATGCTGGTCCAAAATGGGAGATTTGCTTTCTATATGCTGAAGTTTCCAAAGTATTTACATGCAGGAGGGAGAGCAACTGCTAAAGTGTCAAAGGTATGGCCATCATAAGTTTTTACCTGTTACTTATAGTGATGATGAGAAATTCTAGCCACATAAAAAGTATAGAACAAGTAGCTATTAAGGTAAATTGTTGGATATCTGTAGGAGAATATTCTCATGTTAATACTGTAGTATGGCTATAGTCTCTTTGTTCAGAAATATACAAATTGAAGtgctttattttgttttactttATTAAGGGTCGATTTCAATAAATCTTTACTGAAGCTAGTAAACAATGCTAGGAATAAGCTCCTGACAATTATGAAATATGTGATGGGTGTATCTTCTATGAATCAATACATGTATGGATTGTCTAATTCTCTGTTTATGGCCTAGTAAACTTAGCTAGCTTTCTTACATTTTTTAGAAATCTTATCATGTACACTGATTTGGTTTACACAATTCATTTTAGAAGATACTGAAGATTGTAAAGGATTGCTACATCATGctgtgaaggaggaggagataaaGCAAGAATTATCTTAAGAACAGTTATAGATATATTTTATCATGCTGTGAAGAAGGGAGGAGATAAAACAAGAATTATCTTAGGAAGagttataaatttatttttctaagagATGACGCAAATCTCTTTTTTCTGTATGGCTGTTTAGCTGACTTGTGAATCACAGTTGTCCTTAATATAATTACCTTTCATCTATTGGAGTGTTTTACTGTTTACTGTCATTTTGGTATATATGTTGATGGCGATATATACTGCTCAGATGTGAATGCTGTAAATATGCCAAGCATGGCATCCTACAATGAATCGTACGTACACGTCTCAGTTACTCATAAGGACGCACCATGAGACACGTTATTGGATCTCATTTACAAAAGCATCTCAACTAACGTAGGGACGCTATTTCATGTCTCAGATCTTGTAGAGATGCTATATGGAGCGTCTTTATAATTTTGAGATGGTCCTAACGAAGACGCTTCTGGGACGCTTTGCAGAAGCGACTCTATGTATGCCTAAAGACGGTTCAAAACGTCTCTAGACTATAAATAAGATGTCTCTAAACATATGTTTTGTTGTAGTGATCATTACGGTCCAAAACACATCTGACCGGGTTGATTGCTTTGCGTGGCGGTCCAACTTGGCAACATATTTGCATTTTGGCCCCCCGCATTTTACTTTCCTCGCGTATCCTACCCCCTTCTTccccaaatcttcttctctaccCACGGTGGCTACTGCCAAGGCGCCGTTGCGATTACGACCGTGTCGTTCGGCACGGCCGCCGCACGCTCGCCGTCGAGTACAACGTCGCGCAGCTCTCCAGGGGGTCGACGAAGGAGTGGAGGAAGGTGACATCGGAGGCACGGAAGTTGTCAAAGCACAACGTGTTCTGTTGGGCGTGCCTCGTGGACGACAAGGCCGTGCCTTGGCTGCTAtgcttcctctcctccaccaccgccgccatacAGGATAATGCCGTGGCGTCGCTGCTCAACCTCTCGAAGCACCCCGCCGGGCGGATGACCATCATGGAGGTCGGAGGCGTCGGCCTCGTTGTCTACGTGATCAACGTCGTTGCCAAGGCCGTGGCGCAGCATAACGTAGCGGGCCATCCTCTTCTACCTCTCGTCGAACAACCCAGATGCATCCCGGAGGTGATCCCAACACTGGTCCAGCTCATCCTAGACGGCGCGTACCGCGACCAGAAGAACACCATGGTCAGCCTGTATGAGCTGCTCCAGAGAGCAGCCAACCAGGGCAGGGCCATCGCCGCGGGCACTGTGCCAGCCCTCGCCACCTTGCTCTCCACCGACCGCGACGACCTGGCCGGGGACAGCATCGCGCTGCTGGCAAGGATAGCCGAGCAGCCATCGAGCGCCGTGGCCATCCTCTCGCAGCCGGGCCTCTTCGCCCACTTggccgcgtcgtcgtcatctCGGTCGGTGAATGTCATCGAACAACGCGACGCGGCAGTACACAAAAACACTATTTAGCTGTTCATGACGAGAACGTCATTGCTGTTCTCGTCACGCCGTCCAGCTGTGCACACAGTTCGCTCTCCAAGAACGCAATCTCCTCGGAGCAATCCAACCAGCCACCGACCCTTACCCGGTAGAGCACTCACCTCATGTCGTTGGCATCCGGCGCAACGCGGTCCTTGAATTAATCCAAGATTGACCGCACGCTCTGCGCCGCGCGTTCGTCGGTGCCATCGGCCACATCGTTGTGCGCCATGCTAAGTAGAGGCTGGATCAGACCAGGGGGAAGCAAAATAATGCAGGGGCCAAACTGCAAATATGTTGCCACGCTGGACCGCCACGTAAGGTAGTTAACCCAGTTAGACGTATTTTGGACCACAATGATTCACTTAAACAAGATCACGGACCCTAATATCGATTTTCCAAGATCATGGACTTAAGTGACAGCACGCTCCAACTTTAAGGACCGGCTATGTACTTTACTCTAATTTAAGTATCAAAGATTgggaaagtgatttcatccCTCGATGAAATATCCCCTCGTTTTGTGCTTGCCACTTAAATAGTCACtgaaaactttgaaaaaaattggtaagatagattaatatgaaatatatcactccacaaacatgcaagttaaaattcaaattttacaaGTTGTCgcaaaaataatatgaaatatatcactccacaagcatgcaagttaaaatttaacttttacaagttgtaacaaaaaataataaatatagctACGAATGTacaataactattttcagtttattttgtttttttttgcaacttatagaagttgaatttggcttgcatgtttgtggagtgatatattttatattaatctatattgtcaatttttttcagttttgttataactatttagatgacaatGCAAATGACAATGGGGCATCTCCTCAAGAGATGAAAACCATATCCATCAAGATTTATTTTAACATAAGTGGTTTCGAAAGAAAAAATAGTGGATGGAGACGTAGTCATGACACATCTCTAGCACACTTCaccaacttttcttttattttcagttttaaTACGTATTAGTATAACTTTAagttttacttttatttttacatatacTAGCTTAGTGGCCCGCGTAGATttcgcggctagcatcattatattttctctcatataatagcatatatgttttctcaatttattattaaaatatattaaaatgacagcataattttaaattttgtactaactttacaaACTACAagtgtgtaatattcatattgtattttatacatgtgtttgttattaattatttttaatatcaaattttagttatttctaaattatatttaaatatgGACTCTGGACTCGTCTTTGAatgtttcttattttttaatgctcttcttctaatattatttatttttaattctgaatttttattatttctaatggactttaaactcatctttcaatattctttaatttttaatttcgaattttagttacttctaaattgaaTTCCTATATTGtctttagactcttcttcccttgttttttttaatttctaattttagttatttgtaaattatatttttatacggactctaaactctacttttaattttattatgtttattctgaatttttgttagttttaaattcctatatatactctatactctacttctaatattccttatttttaattccgaatttctataatttcttaatttcttaattgtatttcgaTAAGGACTCTATACTTTGCTTCTGatgttatttaatttttaatttcgaatgttagttatttctaaattgtattaatatatggactctagtctcctcttctaatattacttattttttaattctgaatttcaactatttttaaattgtatttctatatggactttatttttctttttctccgattaatatgagaatttctaggccgtgagagcgaacgtggatgctctttttttattcctttaataagttattAGATTTGACACAAACTAACGGTTGGTTGAATTATTAGCACGCGGTTTCTAATAGCAGTTTAAGGGAAATTTCAAATGCAACTTGGATCAACTATGAGTTGTTGAATAGTGTATATAAGATCGAGTAACCTTCATCAAACCAACACCACGAAAAAGACGACAAGGAGGGACACAGGAAACATGTCATCCAGCACTGCTGCCATACTAGCCCtcgtcatcatcctcctccCGCCGATAACTCTCGCCGGCGATCTTCATGGCTTCCGCGCCACTCTTACTCGCATCCACGAGCTCTCCCCCGGCAAATACTCGGAAGCGGTACGCCGCGACAGCCACCGCATCGCTTTTCTCTCCGACGCCACCGCAGCCGGcaaggccaccaccaccaactcgTCGGTCAGCTTCCAGGCACTGCTTGAGAACGGCGTGGGAGGGTACAACATGAACATCTCCGTCGGCACGCCGCTACTCACCTTCCCGGTCGTGGCCGACACCGGCAGTGACCTCATCTGGACGCAGTGCGCGCCGTGCACCAAATGCTTCCAGCAGCCCGCGCCGCCATTCcagccggcgagctcctccaccttctccaAGCTCCCGTGCACCAGCTCCTTCTGCCAGTTCCTGCCCAACTCCATCCGCACGTGCAACGCCACCGGCTGCGTCTACAACTACAAGTACGGCAGCGGCTACACCGCGGGCTACCTCGCCACCGAGACGCTCAAAGTCGGGGACGCCTCTTTCCCCAGCGTCGCGTTCGGGTGCAGCACGGAGAACGGCGTGGGCAACTCGACGTCGGGCATCGCGGGTCTTGGCCGCGGCGCGCTGTCCCTCATACCGCAGCTCGGCGTCGGCCGGTTCTCGTACTGCCTCCGCTCCGGCTCTGCCGCCGGCGCCAGCCCGATACTGTTCGGCTCCCTGGCCAATCTTACGGACGGAAATGTCCAGTCGACGCCGTTCGTCAACAACCCCGCGGTACACCCCTCGTACTACTACGTCAACCTCACCGGCATCACCGTCGGTGAGACGGACCTCCCGGTGACGACCAGCACGTTCGGCTTCACGCAGaacggcctcggcggcggcacgatCGTGGACTCCGGCACCACGCTCACGTACCTCGCCAAAGACGGCTACGAGATGGTGAAGCAGGCCTTCCTGTCCCAGACGGCTAACGTGACCACGGTGAACGGCACGCGCGGCTTGGACCTGTGCTTCAAGAgtacaggcggcggcggcggcatagCCGTGCCGAGTCTGGTGCTGCGCTTCGATGGCGGAGCTGAGTACGCCGTGCCAACTTACTTCGCCGGAGTGGAGACGGACTCGCAGGGCAGTGTGACCGTAGCGTGCTTGATGATGCTGCCGGCGAAGGGTGACCAGCCGATGTCTGTCATAGGCAACGTGATGCAGATGGACATGCACCTGCTCTACGATCTCGACGGCGGGATTTTCTCCTTCGCTCCGGCGGATTGCGCCAAAGTGTGATTTGTACCGTCCGTTTGGTTACTGTATTAACCGGCGAGAGTAATAAGTCTACGAGTGCCTACCATATGAGCCATTGCTGTTGGTCAAGtctttcttcttgttttgcacAGATCGTCCTGAGTCAGTCCGTCTGCTGGTTTAATATTATGTGGTATATGAATGAATTCTATGTGCCGTGCCTTTGAATTAACTGTGCTTTCGGGTGACTTTCAGCGATTAGTCCAGATTCAACAAATTCTTGAAAAGAATGGGAGTAGGTATTGGCCTTTTTAGTTAAGATCGATAGAATATGGCTACTTTTCCATCTTATCCTTGACGGAGTAAATGACGTTGAAACCCCTAATATATAGAGACTAAGGACTTCAGCTTAGTAAGCATGCATCTCAAAGCATGACAATGACATGTAAAAATAGTATACTacattagtttttatttttacatgtcGTTTTAGACATTGACATAACGTGGAATGTAAATATCTGATCATTACAtttttaacttatatatattta is a genomic window of Oryza glaberrima chromosome 7, OglaRS2, whole genome shotgun sequence containing:
- the LOC127780274 gene encoding protein spotted leaf 11-like: MASYNESRRCDYDRVVRHGRRTLAVEYNVAQLSRGSTKEWRKVTSEARKLSKHNVFCWACLVDDKAVPWLLCFLSSTTAAIQDNAVASLLNLSKHPAGRMTIMEVGGVGLVVYVINVVAKAVAQHNVAGHPLLPLVEQPRCIPEVIPTLVQLILDGAYRDQKNTMVSLYELLQRAANQGRAIAAGTVPALATLLSTDRDDLAGDSIALLARIAEQPSSAVAILSQPGLFAHLAASSSSRSVNVIEQRDAAVHKNTI
- the LOC127780093 gene encoding aspartic proteinase nepenthesin-1-like, which gives rise to MSSSTAAILALVIILLPPITLAGDLHGFRATLTRIHELSPGKYSEAVRRDSHRIAFLSDATAAGKATTTNSSVSFQALLENGVGGYNMNISVGTPLLTFPVVADTGSDLIWTQCAPCTKCFQQPAPPFQPASSSTFSKLPCTSSFCQFLPNSIRTCNATGCVYNYKYGSGYTAGYLATETLKVGDASFPSVAFGCSTENGVGNSTSGIAGLGRGALSLIPQLGVGRFSYCLRSGSAAGASPILFGSLANLTDGNVQSTPFVNNPAVHPSYYYVNLTGITVGETDLPVTTSTFGFTQNGLGGGTIVDSGTTLTYLAKDGYEMVKQAFLSQTANVTTVNGTRGLDLCFKSTGGGGGIAVPSLVLRFDGGAEYAVPTYFAGVETDSQGSVTVACLMMLPAKGDQPMSVIGNVMQMDMHLLYDLDGGIFSFAPADCAKV